One region of Candidatus Rokuibacteriota bacterium genomic DNA includes:
- a CDS encoding redoxin domain-containing protein: MSETRTLTIGDAAPDFTLKGIGLKEVSLRDFRGKTVVVLFYPLDWTPG; the protein is encoded by the coding sequence ATGAGCGAGACGAGGACGCTGACCATCGGAGATGCGGCTCCCGATTTCACGCTGAAGGGCATCGGCCTCAAGGAGGTGAGCCTGCGGGACTTCCGCGGCAAGACCGTCGTCGTGCTCTTCTATCCGCTGGACTGGACGCCCGGCTGA
- a CDS encoding LLM class F420-dependent oxidoreductase: protein MRLGLNIGYSGSNAGVDLPLIQEADRLGFHSVWSAEAYGSDAVTTLTWVAAQTQRIRVGTAIMQIPARTPTLTATTALTLDQLSGGRFLLGLGVSGPQVVEGWHGVPFGKPLQRTREYVEIIRAVWRRESPLTFKGEYYQIPYAGPDASGLGKPLKSILHGRADIPLYLAAVGPKNVALAAEIAEGWLPVFFSPQRMSVFRPHLEAGFAAAGGGKSLPRFDVAPTVPVVVGDDVARCRNVIKPRLALYVGGMGARGKNFYNELVRRYGYEAAAARIQDLYLSGKKDEAAGAVPDALVDEVALCGPKARIRERLGAWREAGVTTLICGVGQPEALRTMAELVL from the coding sequence ATGCGTCTCGGGCTGAACATCGGCTACTCCGGCTCCAACGCGGGTGTCGACCTGCCGCTGATCCAGGAGGCGGATCGGCTGGGCTTCCACTCCGTGTGGTCGGCCGAGGCCTACGGATCGGACGCGGTGACGACCCTCACGTGGGTCGCGGCGCAGACCCAGCGCATCCGGGTGGGGACGGCGATCATGCAGATCCCGGCGCGGACGCCGACGCTCACGGCCACCACCGCGCTGACGCTGGACCAGCTGTCCGGGGGGCGCTTCCTGCTGGGCCTGGGCGTCTCCGGCCCGCAGGTGGTCGAGGGGTGGCACGGCGTGCCGTTCGGCAAGCCGCTCCAGAGGACGCGCGAGTACGTGGAGATCATCCGCGCCGTCTGGCGGCGGGAGAGCCCGCTCACCTTCAAGGGCGAGTACTACCAGATCCCCTACGCGGGGCCGGATGCCTCCGGCCTCGGCAAGCCGCTCAAGTCCATTCTCCACGGCCGGGCGGACATCCCGCTCTACCTCGCCGCCGTGGGCCCGAAGAACGTCGCGCTGGCTGCCGAGATCGCCGAGGGCTGGCTGCCGGTGTTCTTCTCCCCCCAGCGGATGTCGGTCTTCCGGCCGCACCTCGAGGCGGGCTTCGCCGCAGCCGGCGGCGGCAAGTCGCTCCCGCGCTTCGACGTCGCGCCGACGGTGCCCGTCGTGGTCGGCGACGATGTGGCGCGCTGCCGGAACGTGATCAAGCCCAGACTCGCGCTCTACGTGGGGGGCATGGGCGCCCGCGGCAAGAACTTCTACAACGAGCTGGTTCGCCGCTACGGCTACGAGGCTGCCGCCGCGCGCATCCAGGATCTCTACCTCTCGGGGAAGAAGGACGAGGCCGCGGGGGCCGTGCCCGACGCGCTCGTGGACGAGGTGGCGCTGTGCGGCCCCAAGGCGCGCATCCGGGAGCGGCTCGGAGCCTGGCGGGAGGCGGGCGTGACGACGCTGATCTGCGGGGTCGGGCAGCCTGAGGCATTGCGGACCATGGCGGAGCTGGTCCTCTGA
- a CDS encoding 2-dehydropantoate 2-reductase, with amino-acid sequence MRIVVMGSGGTGGYFGAKLARAGEDVTFVARGKHLEAIQISGLRVRSAMEGEWTVTAPAVERLEGLPPADLVLFCVKAFDTEPAAAAIRPVVGPETGVLSIQNGMESEGRLVRILGPGHVLGGAAQVLATIEAPGVIAHTVMGRIVFGEMDGRETPRARAFLEACRRASIPAEISANIRRALWEKYVMIVAHSGMTAVTRCPAGIIRALPETRRMYRLLLEEMVGVAGAAGAGVESGIVDTVLGLLDSQPGGFYSSLHHDLTRGKRLELEALQGHAVRLGEQLGVPTPTLFAVYAALRPHLDGPP; translated from the coding sequence ATGCGGATCGTCGTCATGGGCAGCGGCGGGACCGGCGGCTACTTCGGCGCCAAGCTGGCGCGCGCGGGGGAGGACGTCACGTTCGTGGCCCGCGGGAAGCACCTGGAGGCGATCCAGATCAGCGGCCTGCGGGTCCGCTCGGCGATGGAGGGGGAGTGGACCGTGACGGCGCCCGCGGTGGAGCGGCTGGAGGGGTTGCCGCCGGCGGACCTCGTGCTCTTCTGCGTGAAGGCCTTCGACACCGAGCCCGCGGCGGCGGCGATCCGGCCGGTGGTGGGGCCGGAGACCGGCGTGCTGTCCATCCAGAACGGGATGGAGAGCGAGGGGAGGCTGGTGCGGATCCTCGGGCCGGGGCACGTGCTCGGCGGCGCCGCCCAGGTGCTGGCGACCATCGAGGCCCCCGGCGTCATCGCCCACACGGTGATGGGGCGCATCGTCTTCGGCGAGATGGACGGGCGCGAGACACCCCGGGCCCGCGCGTTCCTCGAGGCGTGCCGGCGCGCCTCCATCCCGGCGGAGATCTCCGCGAACATCAGGCGGGCGCTCTGGGAGAAGTACGTGATGATCGTCGCCCACTCGGGCATGACGGCGGTCACGCGCTGTCCCGCCGGCATCATCCGGGCGCTGCCCGAGACACGCCGCATGTACCGGCTGCTGCTGGAGGAGATGGTGGGGGTGGCCGGGGCGGCCGGCGCCGGGGTCGAGAGCGGGATCGTCGACACGGTGCTGGGTCTCCTGGACAGCCAGCCGGGCGGCTTCTATTCCTCGCTCCACCACGATCTGACCCGCGGCAAGCGGCTGGAGCTCGAGGCGCTGCAGGGCCATGCCGTGCGGCTCGGCGAGCAGCTGGGGGTGCCGACGCCGACGCTGTTCGCCGTCTACGCCGCCCTCCGGCCCCACCTCGACGGCCCCCCCTAG
- a CDS encoding ABC transporter ATP-binding protein: MHASGVSSRSRASLSQTEPDHELLGRAYDGRLMARLWAVTRPHRPLVFLSMALFPLAAAAELVQPYLVKVAIDEHILRGNWVGLGRMAGLFLLTLVALYLLRAAQSYVTQITGQRVMHDLREALFAHLQRMHAGYFDRNPVGRLMTRVLNDVEAINELFTSGVAAVVGDIVTLVGVVVIMLSMNWRLALVTFALVPVLVLAAGYFSLKARESYRLVRARLARLNAFLQESLQGITVIQLFAREREEARLFGALNGDLRRAQFRSTFFEASLYAGVEALGSIAVALLLWYGGGEVVVGALTFGGLVAFLEYTNRFFLPIRDLGAKYTVMQAATVSSERVFGLLDTPPGIAGPAGAGLARPADPGAGTPTVEFRDVWFAYQGEQWVLRDCSFTLARGEHVALVGPTGEGKSTIARLLTRAYDVTRGQVLVEGVDVRQWDLLALRQHVGLVPQEVFLFAGTVEENLTLGRDGAVPHAELARALERANAARLVEALPRGLAEEIRERGVNLSGGQRQLLAIARALIYNPRVLAMDEATSSVDVESEALIRSAMGELLEGRTTLVIAHRLSTIQSADRILVLHRGRVREAGRHAELLAAQGLYARLYELELGRERR; encoded by the coding sequence ATGCACGCCTCTGGCGTATCCAGCAGATCGAGAGCGAGCTTGAGCCAGACTGAGCCCGACCACGAGCTCCTCGGCCGGGCCTACGACGGGCGGCTCATGGCGCGGCTCTGGGCGGTCACGCGCCCGCACCGTCCACTCGTGTTCCTGTCCATGGCCCTGTTCCCCCTGGCCGCGGCCGCGGAGCTGGTACAGCCGTACCTCGTCAAGGTGGCCATCGACGAGCACATCCTCAGGGGGAACTGGGTGGGGCTCGGCCGGATGGCGGGCCTCTTCCTCCTCACGCTCGTGGCCCTGTATCTGCTGCGGGCCGCGCAGTCCTACGTGACCCAGATCACCGGCCAGCGCGTCATGCACGACCTGCGGGAAGCGCTCTTCGCGCACCTGCAGCGCATGCACGCAGGCTACTTCGACCGGAACCCGGTGGGCCGGCTGATGACCCGCGTGCTCAACGACGTGGAGGCGATCAACGAGCTGTTCACGAGCGGCGTGGCCGCCGTGGTCGGCGACATCGTGACGCTCGTGGGCGTGGTGGTCATCATGCTGTCCATGAACTGGCGGCTTGCGCTCGTCACCTTCGCGCTGGTGCCCGTGCTGGTGCTGGCAGCGGGGTACTTCAGCCTCAAGGCCCGCGAGAGCTACCGCCTCGTGCGGGCGCGGCTGGCGCGGCTCAACGCCTTCCTGCAGGAGTCGCTCCAGGGGATCACCGTGATCCAGCTCTTCGCCCGGGAGCGGGAGGAGGCGCGGCTCTTCGGGGCGCTCAACGGCGACCTGCGCCGGGCGCAGTTCCGCTCGACGTTCTTCGAGGCCTCGCTCTACGCCGGGGTGGAGGCCCTCGGCTCCATAGCCGTGGCGCTGCTTCTCTGGTACGGGGGAGGAGAGGTGGTGGTGGGGGCGCTCACCTTCGGCGGGCTGGTCGCCTTCCTCGAGTACACGAACCGGTTCTTCCTGCCCATCCGGGACCTGGGCGCCAAGTACACCGTGATGCAGGCGGCGACGGTCTCCTCGGAGCGCGTCTTCGGCCTGCTGGACACACCCCCCGGGATCGCGGGCCCGGCCGGCGCCGGGCTCGCCCGCCCCGCCGACCCTGGCGCCGGCACGCCCACCGTGGAATTCCGCGACGTCTGGTTCGCCTACCAGGGCGAGCAGTGGGTGTTGCGCGACTGTTCCTTCACACTGGCGCGGGGGGAGCACGTCGCGCTGGTGGGGCCCACGGGCGAGGGCAAGTCCACCATCGCGCGGCTCCTGACGCGCGCCTACGACGTGACGCGGGGCCAGGTGCTGGTGGAAGGCGTGGACGTGCGCCAGTGGGACCTGCTGGCGCTCCGGCAGCACGTGGGCCTGGTCCCGCAGGAGGTCTTCCTCTTCGCCGGCACCGTCGAGGAGAACCTGACGCTGGGCCGTGACGGCGCCGTGCCGCACGCCGAGCTGGCGCGTGCGCTGGAGCGCGCCAACGCGGCGCGGCTCGTGGAGGCACTGCCGCGCGGTCTCGCGGAGGAGATCCGCGAGCGCGGCGTGAACCTCTCCGGCGGCCAGCGTCAGCTGCTGGCCATTGCCCGCGCGCTCATCTATAATCCTCGCGTCCTCGCGATGGACGAGGCGACGTCCAGCGTGGACGTGGAGTCCGAAGCGCTGATCCGCTCGGCGATGGGCGAGCTACTGGAGGGGCGCACCACCCTGGTCATCGCCCACCGCCTCTCGACGATCCAGAGCGCGGACCGCATTCTCGTCCTCCACAGGGGGCGGGTGCGGGAAGCCGGGCGCCACGCCGAGCTGCTCGCCGCGCAGGGCCTCTACGCCAGGCTGTACGAGCTCGAGCTTGGGCGCGAGCGGCGGTGA
- a CDS encoding MGMT family protein: MQFRRAVWRLVREIPAGRVVTYGQIAALLGRKGAARAVGKAMTRCPPGVPWHRVVNARGGISRRANVESMLTQRILLQQEGVRVRGGIVAISRHRWGGPGGSGLPRRTPRCVSG, translated from the coding sequence ATGCAGTTCCGGCGGGCCGTGTGGAGGCTGGTCCGCGAGATCCCGGCGGGCCGGGTCGTGACGTATGGGCAGATCGCCGCGCTGCTGGGCCGGAAGGGAGCGGCGCGCGCGGTGGGGAAGGCCATGACGCGCTGCCCACCCGGCGTGCCCTGGCACCGAGTGGTCAATGCGCGGGGCGGGATCAGCCGCCGGGCGAACGTGGAGAGCATGCTCACCCAGCGGATTCTTCTCCAGCAGGAGGGGGTCCGGGTGCGAGGAGGGATCGTGGCGATTTCCCGACACCGCTGGGGAGGCCCTGGTGGCTCCGGGCTCCCGAGGAGGACACCGCGATGCGTCTCGGGCTGA
- a CDS encoding SDR family oxidoreductase, whose product MKLRDRVALVTGAGSGIGRAAAVLFAREGARVAVVDIDEAAAKATAQQVEQGGGEAIPLRCDVSAAADNQAVVERAVARWGRLDVFYANAGVPQWPTQVENVEEATFDRILAVNVKGVFLGAKYALGVMKRQKRGVFLVTASTAAMRPRPGGQCYAASKGAVVSMTKSLAIECAPFGVRVVSIAPVATETPMLPTFMGKTAVDDEGRARYIATVPLGRLNTPEDIARAALFLASDDAAMVTGTCVEVDGGRCI is encoded by the coding sequence ATGAAGCTCAGGGACAGGGTGGCGCTGGTGACCGGAGCGGGGTCGGGCATCGGCCGGGCCGCAGCGGTGCTCTTTGCCCGCGAGGGCGCGCGCGTGGCCGTGGTGGACATCGACGAGGCCGCCGCCAAGGCGACCGCGCAGCAGGTCGAGCAGGGGGGAGGGGAGGCGATTCCGCTCCGCTGCGACGTCTCGGCGGCGGCCGACAACCAGGCAGTGGTGGAGCGCGCGGTGGCCCGCTGGGGGCGGCTCGACGTCTTCTACGCGAATGCGGGGGTGCCGCAATGGCCCACGCAGGTGGAGAACGTGGAGGAGGCCACTTTCGACCGGATCCTGGCGGTCAACGTCAAGGGGGTGTTCCTCGGCGCCAAGTACGCGCTCGGGGTGATGAAGCGTCAGAAGCGCGGTGTCTTCCTCGTGACCGCCTCGACCGCGGCGATGCGCCCGCGCCCGGGCGGGCAGTGCTACGCCGCGTCCAAGGGGGCCGTGGTGAGCATGACGAAGAGCCTGGCCATCGAGTGCGCGCCGTTCGGCGTGCGGGTCGTCTCCATCGCCCCCGTCGCCACGGAAACCCCGATGCTGCCGACGTTCATGGGCAAGACGGCCGTGGACGACGAGGGGAGGGCCCGCTACATCGCCACGGTGCCCCTGGGACGGCTCAACACCCCGGAGGACATCGCGAGAGCCGCCCTCTTCCTCGCCTCCGACGACGCCGCCATGGTGACGGGGACCTGCGTGGAGGTGGACGGCGGCCGCTGCATCTGA
- a CDS encoding YbaK/EbsC family protein codes for MADHGGAGPLKPAVERVQAAIAGRGLHRQVIELAVHARTARQAAEALGVTVAQIAKSLVFTVNGAPVMVIASGANRVDEARVGLLAGGTVRRADPETVRQATGYAIGGVPPFGHQTALPVYIDRDLEQYDLVYAAAGVPECVFPLTPAELIRATGGTVVDVKPQGDSG; via the coding sequence ATTGCGGACCATGGCGGAGCTGGTCCTCTGAAGCCGGCGGTGGAGCGCGTGCAGGCGGCCATCGCCGGGCGGGGACTTCACCGGCAGGTGATCGAGCTGGCCGTGCACGCGCGGACCGCGAGGCAGGCCGCGGAGGCGCTGGGCGTGACGGTGGCGCAGATCGCCAAGTCGCTGGTCTTCACGGTCAACGGGGCCCCGGTCATGGTGATCGCCTCGGGCGCCAACCGGGTGGACGAGGCCCGGGTGGGCCTGCTCGCCGGCGGGACGGTGCGGCGCGCCGACCCCGAGACGGTGCGGCAGGCCACCGGCTACGCCATCGGCGGCGTCCCACCCTTCGGCCACCAGACAGCGCTGCCCGTCTACATCGATCGGGACCTCGAGCAATACGATCTCGTCTACGCGGCCGCCGGCGTGCCCGAGTGTGTGTTCCCGCTGACACCGGCCGAGCTGATCCGTGCCACTGGCGGCACCGTCGTCGACGTCAAACCGCAGGGCGACAGCGGCTGA
- a CDS encoding redoxin domain-containing protein, protein MPAFDKRVKDFEAANTQVLGISTDSPFSHENWAKAVGISNYPLLADVHRSAAKDWGVYWPDWNANVRATFVVDRGGTVRFIERYAKGQLPDPEKILAEVKKLG, encoded by the coding sequence ATGCCCGCCTTCGACAAGCGTGTGAAGGACTTCGAGGCGGCCAATACCCAGGTGCTGGGTATCAGCACGGACAGCCCGTTCAGCCATGAGAACTGGGCGAAGGCGGTCGGGATCTCGAACTACCCGCTGCTCGCAGACGTGCACCGGAGCGCGGCGAAGGACTGGGGCGTGTACTGGCCCGACTGGAACGCCAACGTGCGCGCGACCTTCGTCGTGGACCGCGGCGGGACCGTCCGCTTCATCGAGCGTTACGCCAAGGGGCAACTCCCCGACCCGGAGAAGATCCTGGCCGAGGTCAAGAAGCTCGGCTAG
- a CDS encoding ABC transporter ATP-binding protein — translation MSPARRLLRYLRRYRLRYACGAVCLLLATVFSLGIPWTVKAAVDALGASRDLHAMVTYAAIIVALAVAHGAARLGSRFTMIGAGQWVEHDLRRDLYARLLRLPATFYHSHRTGDLMSRASSDISAVRTLAGFGTTMLTSTSLAFAGTLVAMWSIDPRLTLYALAPSPVLILAARRFSRSVERQSTAVQEQLGALSAKVQENLAGIAVVRAYTMEQREIAGFGRLNGEYLTRSARLARTQAGFWPLMGLISGMGTLIILWLGGKAVVDGRITLGAFVAFNGYLAYLAWPTVALGWTLGNLQRGLSAMQRIAEVLDAPAEAEPDGAEAGDARRLPRGGLQFSGLSFAYEGRAAPALRDVSFTVPEGAFAVVVGATGSGKSTLGALVCRLFEPPRGTLFVGGTDVRELPVRQLRRTVGYVPQEAFLFSRSLRDNLLLGDGAAGHERLSAAAAAAGLAAEVEGFPEGWDTVVGERGLTLSGGQRQRAALARALVGEPAFLVLDDPFASVDPGKEWEILQALRGARRGRTTLLMTHRLLAAEEADLVVVLDDGEVVEQGRHADLLAAGGAYARLWRIQQIESELEPD, via the coding sequence GTGTCGCCCGCTCGACGGCTGCTCCGCTACCTGCGCCGCTATCGGCTCCGCTACGCCTGCGGCGCCGTGTGTCTCCTGCTGGCCACCGTGTTCTCGCTGGGCATCCCCTGGACGGTGAAGGCGGCCGTGGACGCGCTCGGGGCGAGCCGGGATCTTCACGCCATGGTGACTTACGCCGCCATCATCGTCGCGCTGGCGGTGGCCCATGGGGCGGCGCGGCTTGGGTCGCGCTTCACCATGATCGGCGCCGGGCAGTGGGTGGAGCATGACCTTCGCCGCGACCTCTACGCCCGGCTGCTGCGGCTGCCGGCGACCTTCTACCACTCCCACCGCACGGGAGACCTGATGTCGCGGGCCTCCAGCGACATCTCGGCGGTGCGCACGCTGGCGGGCTTCGGCACAACCATGCTCACCTCCACGTCACTGGCCTTCGCGGGCACGCTCGTCGCCATGTGGAGCATCGATCCCCGGCTCACGCTGTACGCGCTGGCCCCCTCGCCGGTGCTCATCCTGGCCGCCCGCCGCTTCAGCCGGAGCGTGGAGCGGCAGTCGACGGCTGTGCAGGAGCAGCTGGGCGCCCTCTCGGCCAAGGTCCAGGAGAACCTCGCGGGCATCGCCGTGGTCCGCGCCTATACCATGGAGCAGCGCGAGATCGCGGGCTTCGGCCGGCTCAACGGCGAGTACCTGACCCGGAGCGCCCGCCTGGCGCGGACGCAGGCGGGCTTCTGGCCGCTCATGGGGCTCATCTCGGGGATGGGCACGCTCATCATCCTCTGGCTCGGCGGCAAGGCCGTCGTGGATGGCCGGATCACGCTCGGGGCCTTCGTCGCCTTCAACGGCTATCTCGCATACCTGGCCTGGCCCACCGTGGCACTGGGGTGGACGCTCGGAAACTTGCAGCGGGGGCTGAGTGCCATGCAGCGCATCGCCGAGGTGCTGGACGCACCGGCGGAGGCGGAGCCGGACGGGGCCGAGGCGGGGGATGCGCGGCGGCTGCCGAGGGGAGGCCTCCAGTTCAGCGGTCTGTCGTTCGCCTACGAGGGGCGGGCGGCACCCGCGCTTCGCGATGTGAGCTTCACGGTGCCCGAGGGCGCCTTCGCGGTGGTCGTGGGGGCCACGGGAAGCGGCAAGTCCACGCTGGGCGCTCTGGTCTGCCGGCTCTTCGAGCCGCCGCGCGGGACGCTCTTCGTGGGCGGCACCGACGTGCGCGAGCTGCCGGTCCGGCAGCTGCGCCGGACCGTGGGCTACGTACCGCAGGAGGCGTTCCTCTTCTCGCGCTCGCTGAGGGACAACCTGCTGCTGGGTGACGGGGCGGCTGGTCACGAGCGGCTGTCGGCGGCGGCGGCCGCCGCCGGGCTGGCCGCCGAGGTGGAGGGGTTTCCCGAAGGCTGGGACACGGTCGTGGGGGAGCGCGGGCTCACGCTGTCCGGGGGCCAGCGCCAGCGAGCGGCCCTGGCGCGGGCGCTCGTGGGCGAGCCGGCGTTTCTCGTCCTGGACGATCCGTTCGCCTCCGTGGACCCCGGGAAGGAGTGGGAGATCCTGCAGGCCCTCCGCGGCGCGCGGCGCGGGCGGACGACCCTCCTGATGACACACCGCCTGCTCGCCGCCGAGGAGGCCGACCTCGTGGTGGTCCTCGATGACGGGGAGGTCGTCGAGCAGGGCCGGCACGCGGATCTCCTGGCGGCGGGCGGAGCCTATGCACGCCTCTGGCGTATCCAGCAGATCGAGAGCGAGCTTGAGCCAGACTGA